A window of Gudongella oleilytica genomic DNA:
CCTCTCTCGTCCGTAATCACACCAGTCGTTATGGTAGAAAAACCATTGGCAAGGTAAACCTGTGCCAAGGAAAGCTCCCAGGTATTGCTGTTTTGGATCAACTCCGGCGGACTTGGGCTTTCAGAAGCAGATCCTTGCCTGACTGCGAATTCAATTTTTCTATTGGATAGATTCAGTCTTGCCACAATGCGGTCTATTCTCGGCTGCCCGCTGGTGTTGTCAGCTACGGATAGGTTCGTTACATCTTCCATAACCCGCATTGCTCCGTTAATAAAAATAGCCCCTGTATCCACAAATACCGTTTTATTGGGCGTGGCTTGAGGCTTGATCATTAGCTCGTATCCTATATCTCCTATCACGCCATCCTCAAGGAGTGATCTGAAATATGAACGCCAATCCAAAGCGCTGTAAGCCCTGTCTCCCGCCTGGGAAGTGAAAGGCATTCCAAAGTCGTTAATATTGCTCAATTGATTTTCCTCCTCAGTATTTAATAATCCACTTAAGCGCCATGTAGGGCTGCAGGTTGTTGTGAGCTTCTCCACCGCCTGTACTCAAGGCACCGTCAGCAAGCGTCACATTGTGTGTATCCTCAGATGCTGTCGCACCAGTTCCACCGTCAGGAGTTGTATCGCTGTCTATCTTGATGTCATGGGTATGCGGAGGCAGCTCTGCAACGGTTAGTGTATGGCTTTTTTCGCCGCCAGTTTGTCCAAGAGACGCGAACTCAGTTTGGCTGCTATCTAACCCTACAAGCGTTCGCCCTTTTAGATTTGGTAAATTGAAGGTGGTTGAGCCGTTTCCAGCGCCATAAGTAGTGCCTATGCTTGCAAAAAGCTCCGCGTATTGGGTTCGGCTGACGGCTGCGCCATTGCATTCAAACCATCCTTCGGGAATATTGGACGTCGCAATCGCAAGTATAGCTCCGACCGGCGCGCTAGCCCGGTTCTTGATCTGCTCCGAACTCCATGTTGAAGCGGGAGAAACTTTGTTGTCGTCAATTTTGGTTGAGGATGCGGTCAAGGATGAAAGCTGCTTCGCAACTCCGACAACCGTCCTTCCGAGGGTTCTTTCAGGTGTTCCGAAAACAGGTTTGACAGATATATTACCTTGCTCGTAGATTTCCCTCAGCTCTCTAATTTGAAGGTGCTGAAAGGTGTCCTTGTCGATTACAACCGTCACAAAATCACCAAGATCATAATCTGCTTCATACTGAAATTGTCTACTCAAGGCTTCAAATTCAAAGCTGTTTACAGCTGCAGCATCTGAGAGAGCCTGATACCCGCGCTCAGCCAGCTCATTTATGGTCCCAATATCCTGGGCATCCACGAATAGCTCTTTTCGCCGTCCGCCAGCAGCGTTGTCCAGTTCCACGACAAGCCTGGTTGAACCATCGCCTTGTCCGCCAATATAGGCTACTGTTTTTGCCGAGATAACATCCTTCACTTTCCGAAAGCCTGCAATGTTGCCATACCGCAGTCCAAAGAGTATCCTGTTATTTTCGCTTTGGACAGAGGTTCTGTTGACTCCGTCAAGCACCTTGAATACAAACCGAGAGTGTTCCAAATCCAAATCTACCCGCCAACCCAGATCATCGGGCAAAAGCACTCTTGTGATTTCTTCAGAAAGTGTAGCAAAGCGGCTTTGTTCGGTTATAGTTCCACCAAAGCCTCCTGTTTCAGAAAGGACGAGGGGATACTGCACTCTTGCCGGATTATCCGGATCGATGCAGTTTTCTTCCACCCAGTACCGCACCACTTGTTCTCTTGAGCCGGTCCTGGCATCAGTGTCCTCTCCGCTTGGCGGGATAGTAATATAGTCGTGGAGCAGGACGTTAATATGGTTGGCTGTAATCCTGTAGGTCATAACGCTTCCGGATAACTCTGTTTCGATATGCTCGATGATAAAAGCCTTGTGATACTCATGGTCGAACCAAATGATGTCATTTTCGCTGATCAAACTGGCATTGGGTATTTCTTCACTGATTACAAGCTCTAAAGAACCGATGCCGTTCCATACCCGCTTTATGATTGCGCTTTGGTAGCCTCGGATAGCCGCCTTGTAGGTGAAATCAAGGCTCATGACATTTAGTGTTTTCATTTAGATTCCCACCCACCTTTGCTTGAATTTGATAGCGGCTTCCTCGACTTCCGCTTCACCGGCAGTAATTTTCAAGGTAGTGGTTCCTCTGGGAAGCCTGAAAAAAGAGGTCTGAGCCACATCGATGTATTGAAAGGCTACAGACTTATCACCAGTTAGGAGATCTTCCTTTATTACATTGATATCATCAATTCCGGTGGTTATGGTGAGCCGCTCGTTAGCCAGAAGGTTCATGGCCAGCACGATTTTCTCTCCGGTATCCATGTTTTCTATCGTTAGCGGGCTGTTCTTGGGTCCATCAAGAATAACAGTCAGCGGGCATTCCACATCTCCGCTATTGGTCACAACAATCCCTGTTGTATTTGTATAGTCAAAAACAAAGCTGTCAAATATGTTCACCGGGAACTCCAGACAGTTGTCGCCGGTTGAGACCGAGGCTTCCAGGTACTCCTCGTCAGTAAAATAGGAATCGAACACTTCATAGATAATGGAGGTCACCTGATAACCTATTCCTCTTGATGGCGTGCCAGGCAAGCCCGGCAGGGTTCTTGTTTTCACCTTGTTCAATACATATTTCTTTCCGCCGCGCTCATAAGTGAGTTTGCCAAGTCCAAGCTTTGGATTCAGGAGGCTGTTTAAGCTGCGCAAGGCTTCATCAAGCTCGATTGCCACAACAACAAACTTTACCTTTATGGCTTTTGCCGTAAAATAAGCATCTCCCACTGAGGTGAGACCATCCTGAAAGGGGCTGGAGGAAGTCATAAAATCAGCCTCAAGTCCGCCAAGATCATCGACCTCAAGCCACCTGTAGACACCGCTTTCATCAAAGATAACCGTCTGTCCTAATGCATTTGTGAATATCAATCGCTCCAAACCGTCACCTCCTTAAATACCAGCCATTACTGCAAGCTGTTTATTGAGTAGATCAATCTCATATCTGGCTTGAGAATAGCTTTGCACATTGAAGGTCAGGTTTGTTGTTCGACCCGGATTGCTATCTGAATATCCAGCCGCTGACACTCTCCCGTTTGATAATGAACCCTCTAATTCAAGACTTGCTCTGGAAGTCAATTGCCCGCTCATTGTATCCATAGCTGCCTGGACAAGTCCTGAGTTTCCCGTGATGCCTTTGGCAATACCGGCCGGTATCCATTTACCAACCTTATCCGCCATGACCTTTGAAGGCGAGCTGATGCCGAGCGCGCTTTTTATCCCTGAAATAATCGAACTAGCAAATTCCTTGATCTTCTTCTTGATCCAGCTCATCATGCCGTTCATACCATTCCATAAGCCGGTTACTAAATCTTTGCCGACCTTAAGCATCTCCTCAGGCAGGGCCTTGAAGTACCCTACGATGCTTGCCACAACCTTTGGTATTTCGTCGCTCGCTTTGGTAATCAAGCTTCCTGCCCAGGTTCCTATTGCAGTAATAGTCCCGGTAATAGCTGAGGTTATTTGACCCGGCAGGGAAGCAAAGAAAGTAATGATACTATTTACCACCATTGGTATATTTAATGTCACCCAAGAAGCTAGGTTCATGCCCCAAAGGGAAATGGCATTGAAAACGCCGGTAACAGTTGCTGAGATTCTTGCCGGAAGCTCCGCAAAGAACTGGGCAATGCTTTCAATAACAACCGGAATGGTCTCAATAACCCAAGTGGCGAGATCAATTCCAAACTTAAGGATGTTGCCTATCACAAGCCCCAGCGCAAAACCGATGTTTGCAGGCAGGTCATTAAAAAACTGTATGATTGCTGTTAAAGCTTCGCTAAACGAGCTTTTCACTTTTTCCCAAAGCCCGGCATAGAACAGCTTGATTTCATCCCAATAGGTATAAATGAGAAGTGGAATCCCGATAAAGGGCGCGAGTACTGCCAATATAAAAACGCCCCACTGGCTGAAAAAGCTCTGTAGCCAGCTCCAAATGCCAGAAAAGAAATTCTTTATACCATCCCATGCGCTTATGAATGCGCCGCTTACGCTTTCCCAGAGCTTTGTAAAGAAGTCCTTTATTTCAGACCAGTTGCTGATAATCAAATATGCCGCTGCTGCGATAGCGGTTATGACCAGAAGGGCTATGCCTCCAGGGCCAATGAGCGCTCCAAATGCGGATGCAAGACCGCCGCCTTTTGATAAAACACCGGCAGCTTTGCTCACTGCACCGACTGCACCACCAAGTCCGGTTGTAAGTCCTCCTATAACAGATAAGACAGGACCGATTGCGGCTGCAATTCCTGCCATTGTCAGTATAAATTTCTGAGCGCCTTCGTCCATACTAGAAAACTTCTGAATAAGCCCATTGATTTTCTGCAGGATTGGTGTGATGATGGGGAGCAGGTTTTGCCCCAAGGTGGCAGCAGCTTCCTTCAAGGATTCCTGCACGATTCTAAGCTGATTTGCGGTACCGCCACTGGTTCTTGCAAAATCTCCCTGGGCATTTTTAGTGGCATCCATGACATAGGCATAGCGAAGGGCTACTTTTTCAGCCTGAGTCATTTCATCGTAGGCTTTCTTTTGGCCTGTAGCCATAGCATAGGCTTCAAGAGTGCTGTCCTGCATGACAACACCGAGGGATTTTAGCGACTCGCCTTCGCCTGTAAAGATTCCTTTCAGAGCAGTTTGCGCTTCCTCAATGCCAATGTTTTTAAAGGAAGCCAAGTCTCCAGCAAGGCCAACCAGGCTTTCGGACATTTTTGCCGCCTCAGCCGGTGTTTGTCCCATAGCTGTTCCCATATCTCCAAACAAGGCCGCCATATCAAGGGCCGTCCCCTTGGCAATACCAAAGGTTTCAAGAGTGGTATCGGACCATTTTTTCACTTGATCAGCTGAACCTCGAAAAGCGACATTGACTTTATTGGTAGATTCCTCAAGGTCTGATGCGAATTTAATGGAAGCCGCTGCCGCTCCAGCGATGGGGAGGGTAACACCTG
This region includes:
- a CDS encoding phage distal tail protein, coding for MERLIFTNALGQTVIFDESGVYRWLEVDDLGGLEADFMTSSSPFQDGLTSVGDAYFTAKAIKVKFVVVAIELDEALRSLNSLLNPKLGLGKLTYERGGKKYVLNKVKTRTLPGLPGTPSRGIGYQVTSIIYEVFDSYFTDEEYLEASVSTGDNCLEFPVNIFDSFVFDYTNTTGIVVTNSGDVECPLTVILDGPKNSPLTIENMDTGEKIVLAMNLLANERLTITTGIDDINVIKEDLLTGDKSVAFQYIDVAQTSFFRLPRGTTTLKITAGEAEVEEAAIKFKQRWVGI
- a CDS encoding Gp37-like protein translates to MKTLNVMSLDFTYKAAIRGYQSAIIKRVWNGIGSLELVISEEIPNASLISENDIIWFDHEYHKAFIIEHIETELSGSVMTYRITANHINVLLHDYITIPPSGEDTDARTGSREQVVRYWVEENCIDPDNPARVQYPLVLSETGGFGGTITEQSRFATLSEEITRVLLPDDLGWRVDLDLEHSRFVFKVLDGVNRTSVQSENNRILFGLRYGNIAGFRKVKDVISAKTVAYIGGQGDGSTRLVVELDNAAGGRRKELFVDAQDIGTINELAERGYQALSDAAAVNSFEFEALSRQFQYEADYDLGDFVTVVIDKDTFQHLQIRELREIYEQGNISVKPVFGTPERTLGRTVVGVAKQLSSLTASSTKIDDNKVSPASTWSSEQIKNRASAPVGAILAIATSNIPEGWFECNGAAVSRTQYAELFASIGTTYGAGNGSTTFNLPNLKGRTLVGLDSSQTEFASLGQTGGEKSHTLTVAELPPHTHDIKIDSDTTPDGGTGATASEDTHNVTLADGALSTGGGEAHNNLQPYMALKWIIKY